A genomic region of Rhodococcus pyridinivorans contains the following coding sequences:
- a CDS encoding ABC transporter permease, protein MTLLAHPTPLRFASRDHAAVTGRNLRRMLRSPDALLMGLALPVLLLVLFVYVFGGAIDTGTDYLNYVVPGIVLLSASFGAAQTAVAVASDMHRGIVDRFRSMPIARSAVLTAHVVASLVRNLASTVVVFVVAALMGFRPDAHLVEWVAATGVIALFVLAISAVSAALGMLAGNDEAASGFTFLLLFLPYVSSAFVPPETMPGWLRGFAEHQPVTPVIETVRGLLTGTGIGSSAIVAIGWCAAFTAIGLVAATALFRQRTAR, encoded by the coding sequence ATGACACTCCTCGCGCACCCCACCCCGCTCCGCTTCGCTTCGCGCGACCACGCCGCCGTGACCGGCAGGAACCTGCGGCGGATGCTCCGCAGCCCCGACGCGCTGCTGATGGGTCTCGCGCTGCCGGTCCTGCTGCTCGTGTTGTTCGTCTACGTCTTCGGTGGCGCGATCGACACCGGCACCGACTATCTCAACTACGTCGTGCCCGGCATCGTGCTGTTGTCGGCGTCCTTCGGGGCGGCACAGACGGCCGTCGCGGTCGCCTCCGACATGCACCGCGGCATCGTCGACCGGTTCAGGTCCATGCCCATCGCCCGCTCCGCCGTGCTCACCGCGCACGTCGTCGCGAGTCTGGTCCGCAATCTCGCCAGCACCGTCGTGGTGTTCGTGGTGGCCGCACTCATGGGATTCCGGCCCGACGCCCACCTCGTCGAATGGGTGGCCGCCACCGGTGTCATCGCGTTGTTCGTCCTGGCGATCTCCGCCGTCTCGGCCGCGCTCGGGATGCTCGCGGGCAATGACGAGGCCGCGAGCGGGTTCACCTTCCTCCTGCTCTTCCTCCCCTACGTGAGCAGCGCGTTCGTCCCGCCCGAGACGATGCCCGGATGGCTGCGCGGTTTCGCCGAACACCAACCGGTCACCCCGGTGATCGAGACCGTCCGGGGACTGCTCACCGGCACCGGGATCGGGTCGTCCGCGATCGTCGCGATCGGGTGGTGCGCGGCGTTCACCGCAATCGGCCTGGTCGCCGCCACAGCACTGTTCCGACAGCGGACCGCACGCTGA
- a CDS encoding dipeptidase, which translates to MTATDTDATQRIRERIREAMPAARDDLARLVAFRSVADPRQFPVEECVGAANWVRDAFTEAGIESVETIETADGSLAVLGHTPAPDGAPTVLLYSHYDVQPPGDESLWRSEPFTLTERDGRWYGRGAADCKGNVVMHLLALRALCADGPLPVGVRIVVEGSEEMGGAGLDHLVAERPEMFDADLIVIGDSGNAEVGRPTLTTTLRGIANVDVHIETLKGEIHSGMYGGAAPDALAALIHLLGTLRDEHGNTVVDGLDCTATWDGVPYPEDRFRADAGVLDGVSLPTSGTVADAVWARPALTVLGIDAPPMVGSAAAVVPRASARLNLRVPPGIDARTAQDALVAHLEAHVPWGAHLRIDRDVLGEPFRAATDGPGYAALRAALETAYGREVGTAGQGGSIPLCTALHRAVPRAEIALIGVEEPRCVIHAPNESVDPTEIENLAVAEALLLTSLAPR; encoded by the coding sequence ATGACAGCGACAGACACCGACGCGACGCAGCGCATCCGCGAGCGGATCCGGGAGGCGATGCCGGCTGCGCGCGACGATCTCGCGCGGCTCGTCGCGTTCCGTTCCGTCGCGGATCCGCGCCAGTTCCCGGTGGAGGAATGCGTCGGTGCAGCGAACTGGGTGCGGGATGCCTTCACCGAGGCGGGAATCGAGAGCGTCGAGACGATCGAAACCGCCGACGGCTCGCTCGCCGTACTCGGACATACGCCCGCCCCCGACGGCGCCCCGACGGTTCTGCTCTACAGCCACTACGACGTTCAGCCGCCCGGCGACGAATCACTCTGGCGCAGCGAGCCCTTCACGCTCACCGAACGGGACGGCCGCTGGTACGGCCGCGGCGCCGCCGACTGCAAGGGCAACGTCGTTATGCACCTGCTCGCACTGCGGGCGCTGTGTGCGGACGGCCCACTGCCCGTCGGTGTCCGCATCGTCGTCGAGGGCTCGGAGGAGATGGGCGGCGCCGGCCTCGACCACCTCGTCGCCGAACGACCCGAGATGTTCGACGCCGATCTCATCGTCATCGGCGACAGCGGCAACGCCGAGGTGGGCCGGCCCACCCTCACCACGACGCTGCGGGGCATCGCGAACGTCGACGTCCACATCGAGACGCTGAAGGGCGAGATCCACTCCGGGATGTACGGGGGAGCGGCCCCCGACGCGCTGGCCGCGCTGATCCATCTGCTCGGCACCCTGCGCGACGAGCACGGCAACACCGTCGTCGACGGACTGGACTGCACCGCGACCTGGGACGGTGTGCCCTATCCCGAAGACCGTTTCCGCGCCGACGCGGGCGTGCTCGACGGTGTCTCGCTCCCCACCTCCGGAACCGTCGCCGACGCGGTGTGGGCGCGACCGGCACTGACCGTCCTCGGGATCGACGCTCCGCCGATGGTCGGATCGGCCGCCGCGGTCGTGCCACGCGCGTCCGCACGCCTGAACCTGCGCGTGCCGCCCGGCATCGACGCCCGCACCGCCCAGGACGCGCTCGTTGCCCATCTCGAGGCCCACGTGCCGTGGGGAGCGCATCTGCGCATCGACCGCGACGTCCTCGGCGAACCCTTCCGGGCGGCGACGGACGGTCCGGGTTACGCCGCACTGCGCGCGGCGCTCGAGACCGCCTACGGCCGGGAGGTCGGGACCGCCGGGCAGGGCGGATCGATCCCGCTGTGCACCGCGCTGCACCGCGCCGTGCCGCGGGCCGAGATCGCCCTGATCGGCGTCGAGGAACCGCGCTGCGTCATCCACGCGCCGAACGAGAGCGTCGACCCCACCGAGATCGAGAATCTCGCCGTAGCCGAGGCGCTGCTGCTGACCTCGCTGGCGCCGCGGTAA
- a CDS encoding DUF3618 domain-containing protein gives MARDTEDIEREIEKARNQLASTLDELSVRANPKNLVASTKQTILAKVNQPQVKKYAAIAAGTVVGLLVLRRILR, from the coding sequence GTGGCTAGGGACACCGAGGACATCGAGCGGGAGATCGAGAAGGCCCGCAATCAGCTCGCGAGCACACTCGACGAACTGAGCGTCCGCGCCAACCCGAAGAATCTGGTGGCAAGCACGAAGCAGACCATCCTCGCGAAGGTGAACCAGCCGCAGGTGAAGAAGTACGCGGCGATCGCGGCCGGCACGGTCGTCGGATTGCTGGTACTGCGCAGAATCCTGCGCTGA
- the acpS gene encoding holo-ACP synthase AcpS, with amino-acid sequence MGVAGVGFDLVSVPEFAEQLGRTGTTMLANFTPGERRDANTRSSDPARHFAARWAAKEAVIKAWSASLFGSPPVLPETIHQQIEVVSDAWGRPSIRLHRQVAEKLTGVRIHVSLTHDGDMAGAFVVLDEVDGRRT; translated from the coding sequence ATGGGAGTTGCGGGTGTCGGGTTCGACCTCGTGTCGGTGCCGGAGTTCGCGGAACAGCTGGGTCGGACGGGAACGACGATGCTGGCGAACTTCACACCGGGTGAGCGTCGCGACGCGAACACCCGCAGCTCCGATCCCGCCCGGCACTTCGCCGCCCGGTGGGCGGCGAAGGAGGCGGTGATCAAGGCGTGGTCGGCGTCGCTGTTCGGCAGCCCACCGGTGCTACCGGAGACGATCCATCAGCAGATCGAAGTGGTCTCGGACGCGTGGGGTCGCCCGAGCATCCGGCTGCACCGGCAGGTCGCCGAGAAGCTGACCGGCGTCCGGATCCATGTGTCGTTGACCCACGACGGTGACATGGCCGGCGCGTTCGTCGTCCTCGATGAGGTCGACGGCCGGCGTACGTAG
- a CDS encoding lipase family protein, whose translation MAVRGRWWSAAFCGAVLLAALSPAGAAASPVASSSAPAPGSVVSQLPLPDELSVPGAATAIKLEYATEWRSGEPTVATGALFLPGGDAPEGGWPVIAWAHGTTGVGDDCALTTRTPRSDLERTYLQHWLDSGYAVVSADFPGLGSEGLHRYLDGPSAANSIVDIVRAARDGGAPLSERWIVMGQSQGGHAALHTAAIATSRAPELDFRGTVATGAPANLERAFTIGVPGFPDPGLWGLVSFSGYIFAGLRDAYPEADVEGYLTPIGHEVVDRAEELCYDDLEESVRDIPVGDLLARPLAEGPMPSLLADYLAAPVDGYDRPVFLAHGIHDVMVPLPLSAALAADMKVAGADVDYRVYMAGHYTTVERSRADVDAFVTRSFE comes from the coding sequence ATGGCCGTTCGGGGGAGATGGTGGAGCGCTGCCTTCTGCGGTGCCGTGCTGCTCGCGGCGCTGTCACCGGCAGGGGCGGCGGCCTCGCCGGTCGCGTCGTCGTCCGCTCCGGCACCGGGTTCGGTGGTCTCGCAGCTGCCGCTGCCCGACGAACTGTCGGTGCCCGGTGCCGCGACGGCCATCAAGCTCGAGTACGCCACCGAGTGGCGGTCGGGGGAGCCGACCGTCGCCACGGGCGCGTTGTTCCTGCCCGGGGGGGATGCCCCCGAGGGTGGCTGGCCCGTCATCGCGTGGGCACACGGCACGACCGGTGTGGGCGACGACTGCGCGCTCACGACCCGCACGCCGCGTTCCGATCTCGAGCGGACCTATCTGCAGCACTGGCTCGATTCCGGGTACGCGGTCGTCTCGGCCGACTTCCCGGGTCTGGGCTCCGAGGGTCTCCACCGTTATCTCGACGGCCCCAGCGCCGCGAACAGCATCGTCGACATCGTCCGGGCCGCCCGCGACGGTGGGGCGCCGCTGTCGGAGCGCTGGATCGTGATGGGGCAGTCGCAGGGAGGACACGCGGCGCTGCACACCGCTGCGATCGCGACCTCCCGCGCTCCCGAACTCGACTTCCGCGGAACGGTCGCGACGGGTGCTCCGGCGAACCTCGAACGGGCCTTCACGATCGGCGTCCCGGGCTTCCCCGATCCTGGACTGTGGGGCCTCGTCAGCTTCAGCGGGTACATCTTCGCTGGGCTGCGCGACGCCTACCCCGAGGCCGACGTCGAGGGCTACCTGACCCCGATCGGCCATGAGGTCGTCGATCGCGCCGAAGAGCTCTGCTACGACGATCTCGAGGAGTCGGTGCGCGACATCCCGGTCGGGGATCTGCTCGCGCGCCCGCTGGCCGAGGGTCCGATGCCGTCGCTGCTGGCCGATTATCTCGCCGCCCCGGTGGACGGCTACGACCGGCCGGTCTTCCTCGCGCACGGCATCCACGACGTGATGGTCCCGTTGCCGCTGTCCGCGGCGCTCGCCGCCGATATGAAGGTCGCAGGGGCGGACGTCGACTACCGCGTCTATATGGCCGGGCACTACACGACGGTGGAGCGCTCCCGGGCCGACGTCGACGCCTTCGTGACGCGCTCGTTCGAATAG
- a CDS encoding TetR family transcriptional regulator, whose product MESATNGRRAPRRIDPALEVQAEPQELVPRRRPTQERSRRKFDALLAASRELLTEVGFESFTCEEVASRADVPIGTLYQFFANKYVIVCELNRQDLVGVQSELAQFNGKIPSVDWLRFLNSFVDHLAGLWTTDPSRREVWLAMQSTPSTRATGAIHEREFAEQVARMLAPLTPDTPRPRRKLMAEVLVHIVYSMLNFSVQDDQTHADAVVELKRIMVAYLQIAEQDSRAQAKRRQRREEREESARGQAGRQDTETDQAEEASAPSA is encoded by the coding sequence GTGGAGTCAGCAACGAACGGCCGCCGCGCCCCGCGCCGGATCGATCCGGCGCTCGAGGTTCAGGCCGAGCCCCAGGAGCTCGTGCCGCGTCGGCGGCCCACCCAGGAACGGAGCCGCCGCAAGTTCGACGCCCTGTTGGCCGCCTCGCGTGAACTGCTCACCGAGGTCGGCTTCGAGTCGTTCACCTGTGAGGAGGTCGCGTCCCGCGCCGACGTCCCCATCGGCACGCTCTACCAGTTCTTCGCCAACAAGTACGTGATCGTGTGCGAGCTCAACCGGCAGGACCTCGTCGGCGTCCAGAGCGAACTCGCCCAGTTCAACGGCAAGATCCCGTCCGTCGACTGGTTGCGCTTCCTCAACAGCTTCGTCGACCACCTCGCCGGACTGTGGACCACCGATCCGTCCCGCCGCGAGGTGTGGCTCGCGATGCAGTCCACCCCGTCCACCCGGGCCACCGGCGCCATCCACGAACGCGAGTTCGCCGAGCAGGTCGCGCGGATGCTGGCACCGCTCACCCCGGACACCCCGCGACCGCGCCGGAAGCTCATGGCCGAAGTGCTCGTCCACATCGTGTACTCGATGCTCAACTTCTCGGTGCAGGACGACCAGACCCACGCCGACGCCGTCGTCGAACTCAAGCGCATCATGGTCGCCTACCTGCAGATCGCCGAACAGGACTCACGCGCTCAGGCCAAGCGACGCCAACGCCGCGAGGAACGCGAGGAATCCGCACGCGGACAGGCCGGCCGGCAGGACACCGAAACGGATCAGGCCGAGGAAGCCAGCGCCCCCTCGGCCTGA
- the bcp gene encoding thioredoxin-dependent thiol peroxidase encodes MTENSRLAPGDPAPDFTLPDADGNEVSLSDYRGRKVIVYFYPAASTPGCTKQACDFRDSLAELNEAGLEVIGISPDKPAKLAKFRDAEQLTFPLLSDPEKITLQAWGAFGEKKMYGKTVTGVIRSTFLVDEDGKIEVAQYNVRATGHVAKLRRDLSV; translated from the coding sequence ATGACCGAGAACAGCAGACTCGCCCCCGGTGATCCCGCACCCGATTTCACCCTTCCCGATGCCGACGGCAACGAGGTGTCGCTGTCGGATTATCGCGGACGCAAGGTCATCGTGTACTTCTACCCCGCCGCGAGCACCCCGGGATGCACGAAGCAGGCGTGCGACTTCCGCGACAGTCTCGCCGAGCTGAACGAGGCGGGCCTCGAGGTGATCGGCATCTCGCCCGACAAGCCTGCCAAGCTCGCGAAGTTCCGCGACGCCGAACAGCTGACCTTCCCGCTGCTGTCGGATCCCGAGAAGATCACCCTCCAGGCATGGGGTGCCTTCGGCGAGAAGAAGATGTACGGCAAGACCGTCACCGGCGTCATCCGCTCGACCTTCCTCGTCGACGAGGACGGGAAGATCGAGGTCGCGCAGTACAACGTCCGCGCGACCGGGCACGTGGCGAAGCTGCGCCGCGACCTGTCCGTCTGA
- a CDS encoding ATP-binding cassette domain-containing protein: MTRSVPAIDVRGLRKSFGPTTVLDGVDLRVDTGSVFALLGANGAGKSTTVRILTTLLRPDAGTVTVAGLPLPGRAHAVRENIALTGQYAAIDDVLTGTENLRLAARLAHLPSAAIPGRVRDLIERFDFAHVADRRAGTYSGGTMRRLDIAMSLVASPQVLFLDEPTTGLDPRSRLVMWEAIRELADDGVTIFLTTQYLEEADRLADRIAVLDGGRIVAEGTPDELKSLVRGGYLELRFSTDADLTHAASVLDGEIDRAALTLQVHTKGDLPHVAALLDRLAAEAVPVEKFGLHSPTLDDVFLTLTGSTDETKVVR, encoded by the coding sequence ATGACTCGTTCCGTTCCCGCCATCGACGTCCGGGGCCTACGCAAGTCGTTCGGCCCGACCACCGTTCTCGACGGCGTCGACCTCCGGGTCGACACCGGATCCGTCTTCGCACTGCTCGGCGCGAACGGCGCCGGCAAGTCCACCACCGTCCGCATCCTGACCACCCTGTTGCGCCCCGACGCGGGCACCGTCACCGTGGCCGGCCTGCCACTCCCCGGCCGCGCCCACGCCGTGCGCGAGAACATCGCACTCACCGGCCAGTACGCCGCGATCGACGACGTCCTCACCGGCACGGAGAACCTCCGTCTCGCAGCGCGCCTCGCGCACCTGCCGTCGGCCGCGATTCCCGGTCGCGTCCGTGACCTGATCGAACGTTTCGACTTCGCGCACGTCGCCGACCGGCGCGCCGGCACGTACTCCGGCGGCACGATGCGACGCCTCGACATCGCCATGAGTCTCGTCGCGTCCCCGCAGGTGTTGTTCCTCGACGAACCCACGACCGGGCTCGACCCGCGCAGCCGCCTCGTGATGTGGGAGGCGATCCGCGAACTCGCCGACGACGGCGTCACCATCTTCCTGACCACCCAATACCTCGAGGAAGCCGACCGACTCGCCGACCGCATCGCCGTCCTCGACGGCGGGCGGATCGTCGCCGAGGGCACACCCGACGAACTCAAGTCGCTTGTGCGCGGCGGCTATCTCGAACTGCGCTTCTCCACCGACGCCGACCTCACCCATGCCGCGTCGGTGCTCGACGGCGAGATCGACCGGGCAGCACTGACACTGCAGGTCCACACCAAGGGCGATCTGCCCCACGTCGCCGCCCTGCTCGACCGCCTCGCCGCCGAGGCGGTCCCCGTCGAGAAGTTCGGGCTGCACTCCCCCACCCTCGACGACGTCTTCCTCACCCTCACCGGCTCCACCGACGAAACAAAGGTCGTCCGATGA
- a CDS encoding HIT family protein, producing MPRIHVPDIWTLDRSTAEQLADATTRLAAAVKRAVNPDGLNVIQSNGSAASQTVFHLHIYLVPRWEGDPIGHIWPPESNYSEKEKDDAWEALRVECRKASNSRARRAHPLKKIGGSTSTSSRQSSLACPLRHQARRGGCCQLRRPPMGSR from the coding sequence GTGCCTCGCATCCACGTTCCCGACATCTGGACGCTTGACCGAAGCACTGCGGAACAGCTCGCTGACGCAACAACCCGGCTCGCCGCAGCGGTCAAACGTGCAGTCAATCCGGACGGGCTCAATGTCATCCAGTCCAACGGCAGTGCGGCGAGCCAGACCGTCTTCCACCTGCACATTTATCTTGTGCCTCGCTGGGAAGGCGACCCCATCGGACACATCTGGCCGCCCGAAAGCAACTACAGCGAGAAGGAGAAGGACGACGCGTGGGAAGCGCTGAGAGTCGAGTGTCGGAAGGCGAGCAACAGTAGAGCACGTCGAGCGCACCCTCTGAAGAAGATCGGCGGAAGCACCTCGACTTCATCCAGGCAGTCGTCACTCGCATGTCCGCTGCGTCATCAAGCGCGAAGGGGTGGCTGCTGCCAGTTGCGACGGCCACCTATGGGTTCGCGCTGA
- a CDS encoding TetR/AcrR family transcriptional regulator yields the protein MSSPEPDDPLPQSVQLAWGLSDTGTRGPRRGLTLEQVLDAAIEVAGAEGLEALSMSRVAKQLGFTTMSLYRYVSNKDQLVELAWDRAIGSPPELPVGGDWRERLEAWAMAEYRSLRAHKWLTQYPIRTAPYYPNNLLWLDAGLGALSATPLDEPAKVQVVMMISLYAIGRARFSWELGTDVADDPSDTPAMLRRILDPEKYPSVLAAVEGGAFDPDGSDADDEAVWHEQDFRFGLERLLDGIDVLIRRAEDGS from the coding sequence ATGAGCAGTCCCGAGCCCGACGATCCGCTGCCGCAGAGTGTGCAGCTGGCATGGGGATTGAGCGATACCGGCACCCGGGGCCCGCGACGGGGACTCACGCTCGAACAAGTCCTCGATGCGGCGATCGAGGTGGCGGGCGCCGAAGGGCTCGAAGCGCTCTCGATGAGCCGGGTGGCCAAGCAACTGGGTTTCACCACCATGTCGCTGTACCGCTACGTGAGCAACAAGGACCAGCTCGTCGAACTCGCGTGGGACCGCGCCATCGGGTCGCCCCCCGAGCTACCGGTCGGAGGCGACTGGCGGGAACGGCTCGAGGCATGGGCGATGGCCGAGTACCGGAGTCTGCGCGCGCACAAGTGGCTGACGCAGTACCCGATCCGCACGGCGCCGTACTATCCCAACAACCTGCTCTGGCTCGACGCGGGACTCGGCGCGCTGTCCGCCACCCCACTCGACGAACCTGCGAAGGTGCAGGTGGTGATGATGATCTCGCTCTACGCCATCGGTCGCGCACGCTTCTCGTGGGAACTCGGAACCGATGTCGCGGACGACCCGTCCGACACCCCGGCGATGCTGCGGCGCATCCTCGATCCCGAGAAGTACCCCTCGGTGCTGGCGGCGGTCGAGGGCGGCGCGTTCGACCCCGACGGGAGCGACGCCGACGACGAGGCAGTATGGCACGAGCAGGACTTCCGTTTCGGTCTCGAACGATTGCTGGACGGAATCGACGTACTCATCCGACGTGCGGAGGACGGATCATGA
- a CDS encoding L,D-transpeptidase has translation MEVTESSAGNPRGRRVRGILGVVVVGVVAFVTGCAGGSGTGAEEVPIDSNPVAALIKPTVSSSVADGSVGFSPIDPVTVSVVNGKLDSVTLLNPAGEPVQGELADDGLTWVNTAPLGYNRSYTLEAVAYGLGGATTSTAAFTTSSPANLTQPYVLPGEGSIVGIGQPIAVQFDENIPDRLAAEAAITVTTNPPVEGAFYWVNNREVRWRPENYWVPGTAITVDVNVYGKDLGDGLFGQSDVHSSFTIGDAVVITADDATKQVTVTRNGVDVIAMPTSFGKDSTPTPNGVYIIGDRFESMIMDSSTYGVPSDSAQGYRTPVEWATRMSYSGIFFHSAPWSLGDQGVRNVSHGCLNLSPANAKWIFDNTKRGDIVVVRNTVGGTLPGTDGLGDWNIPWSTWKAGNAAA, from the coding sequence ATGGAAGTGACGGAGTCGAGTGCGGGGAACCCCCGGGGTCGTCGGGTACGGGGAATCCTCGGAGTGGTCGTCGTCGGCGTTGTTGCGTTCGTCACGGGATGTGCCGGCGGTTCGGGAACGGGCGCCGAAGAAGTGCCCATCGATTCCAATCCCGTGGCGGCGCTGATCAAGCCGACGGTGTCGTCGAGTGTCGCCGACGGATCGGTCGGCTTCTCGCCGATCGACCCGGTGACGGTCTCGGTGGTCAACGGCAAGCTCGACTCGGTGACCCTGCTCAACCCTGCAGGGGAGCCGGTGCAGGGCGAACTCGCCGACGACGGACTCACCTGGGTGAACACCGCACCGCTCGGCTACAACCGCTCCTACACGCTCGAGGCCGTCGCGTACGGACTCGGCGGCGCGACCACGTCGACGGCGGCCTTCACCACTTCGTCGCCGGCCAATCTCACCCAGCCCTACGTGTTGCCCGGTGAGGGTTCGATCGTGGGTATCGGCCAGCCGATCGCCGTGCAGTTCGACGAGAACATCCCGGATCGGCTCGCGGCCGAGGCGGCCATCACCGTCACCACGAACCCGCCCGTCGAGGGCGCCTTCTACTGGGTCAACAACCGCGAGGTGCGGTGGCGGCCGGAGAACTACTGGGTGCCCGGCACCGCCATCACCGTAGATGTGAACGTCTACGGCAAGGATCTCGGCGACGGCCTCTTCGGTCAGTCCGACGTCCACTCGTCCTTCACCATCGGCGATGCGGTGGTCATCACGGCGGACGACGCGACCAAGCAGGTCACTGTCACGCGCAACGGCGTCGACGTCATCGCGATGCCGACCTCCTTCGGCAAGGACTCCACGCCCACGCCCAACGGCGTCTACATCATCGGCGACCGGTTCGAGTCCATGATCATGGACTCGTCCACCTACGGCGTCCCCTCCGACTCGGCGCAGGGTTACCGCACGCCGGTCGAGTGGGCGACGCGGATGTCCTACAGCGGCATCTTCTTCCACTCCGCCCCGTGGTCGCTCGGCGACCAGGGTGTGCGCAACGTCAGTCACGGCTGCCTGAACCTCAGCCCCGCCAACGCCAAGTGGATCTTCGACAACACCAAGCGCGGCGACATCGTCGTGGTCCGCAACACCGTGGGCGGCACTCTCCCCGGAACGGACGGACTCGGTGACTGGAACATCCCGTGGTCGACATGGAAAGCCGGCAACGCTGCGGCGTGA